The window AATCAATCCGGGAACGTATGAATTCCATAAATGTTATCCCGGCGAATTTATCAAGGCGAAACCCTTCTGGAACCATCTCAGCAGCGCCGGGGAGAAAGTCGCTATCTTGGATATCCCGCTGTCAGGGATATCGAAGGGATTGAATGGGATTCAACTGGCGGAATGGGGATCCCATGATGGAGTATACGGATTTCATACATGGCCCAGAGAATTAAAGGGGGATGTAATCAAGCGGTTCGGGAATCATCCGATGGAAAAGTCTTGTGACTCTGATAGGAGGTCTCCGCAAGATTTCTGTAGATTTAGGGATCAATTGATCGAGGGTGTTAAAAAGAAATGTGAGCTTACCATACATTACCTGAATAAAGGTGAATGGGGCTTTTTTGCCCAAGTATTTACCGAAGGCCATTGCGCTGGTCATCAATGCTGGCATCTTCACGACCCGGCTCACCCTAATTATGATCCAGAATTTGTCTCCCTTACGGGGGATCCGATTCGAGAGGTTTATAGAGCCATTGATAGCGCGATTGGAAGGATTTTGGCACACGTTGACGAAAACACGTATGTTTTCTTCCTTGCCACCCATCGGATGGCCCATAATGTTGGTGGGAACTTCCTGCTTGAAAAGATTTTGGAGAAGTTGAATTTTTTAAAAAAAAATCCTACCGCCGCTGCCCTCGAGCAACAAGGGATGATTAATAACATTATTAGTCTTGCAAACGGGGGATGGCAAAAACTGCCCAAACCGATTCAGACGACTTTGAAGCCTGCTCTATTACCTCTATACAATTTAGCCAGACACCGGGTGGCAGGGGAAGATCTCCCCCAAATATCTTCCACGATGGATTTGAAAAATTG is drawn from Nitrospirota bacterium and contains these coding sequences:
- a CDS encoding alkaline phosphatase family protein, with translation MKHPVKIVFLAMDAGDKFLIQNWAGDGTLPTMHSLLARGLVGETISVEGLYEGSTWPSFYTGVTPARHGFHRLTQINPGTYEFHKCYPGEFIKAKPFWNHLSSAGEKVAILDIPLSGISKGLNGIQLAEWGSHDGVYGFHTWPRELKGDVIKRFGNHPMEKSCDSDRRSPQDFCRFRDQLIEGVKKKCELTIHYLNKGEWGFFAQVFTEGHCAGHQCWHLHDPAHPNYDPEFVSLTGDPIREVYRAIDSAIGRILAHVDENTYVFFLATHRMAHNVGGNFLLEKILEKLNFLKKNPTAAALEQQGMINNIISLANGGWQKLPKPIQTTLKPALLPLYNLARHRVAGEDLPQISSTMDLKNCKCFPHENGNLVSGIRINLLGREPSGLIKPGKELTDFCLELSEDLLNIVDRDSGKPMVKRVMKTSELYQGEYIDYLPDLLVEWNEDKLIGSKGVTDDKSCWLQLTSEKIGMVEGKYTYCRTGDHRPEGLFIVIGPGINPGAIGRTISIMDFAPTFLNLFGLTNPDLDGKPISEIFGKESYFK